DNA from Rhinolophus sinicus isolate RSC01 linkage group LG16, ASM3656204v1, whole genome shotgun sequence:
AGACTTCCTTCCTGCCGTGTCACTGACCACTGAGGTCAGCAGCAGTGGCCCAGGAGGAAAATCAGGGCCAGGTCATGAACAGGAGGCCCACACATGGGCATCCCTCACAGAGCAGTTTCTGCAGCCAACAGTGGCTGAAATTGAGCGCGGTGCTCACAGTGAAGCTGAGGATCGCCAGGGCAGCTGGTTCAAACCTAGTGACTCTGAACACGTTCCTTAGCctttcagtgcctcagttttctcacctgaaagATGGGCTTGATACCTGACAAGTGTTGTGAGAACTGAATGAGGTAAGATATAAAACACCTTGCAtgtaacaggtgctcaataaatacaagtTCCCTCCTTTTGTTTCAGGTCATGGAGAAATTctggagagggaagaaacaaGGCCCACTGCACCCAGAAAGTTTTTTCAACTGGGAAATTTTCCCAAGTACTCTAAAGTAGTGACGTGCATTTGGTGATGGGGAGGAAGAGATGAAATGTATTTTCAGCAAGAATGAAAGGCATGCTCAAAATCAATTGATAGCTTCGAAAAGAGAGTATCATTCATCTGTCTCCTGCCATCAGCACAGTTCTTCAGACACAAAAGCTATTCCACCAAGATCTCCTGAAGGCGAAACTGAGAACATCTTTTCACAGCTAATGGGCAGCAGTCAGGAGGACTCCTGTGTCCCCTTCCTCCACTTCCCGGCTGAACACCTTCCTCGTCCACATCTCCCTAACACAGCCTAACTCTCCCTAACCGCCTATTCGTCCTAGAATGGGTGACAAGTTACTCTTAGCCGCCTGGCAGAAGAGAGACCTGGGTTTTAGTCTAGCTCTCTGTTAAATAACTGGCTTCAGGTAACTGACGTGACACCTGAGGTCCGCACAACACCTTCTGTGAAATCACCAGAGAGCTCCAGGTTCCGGGCCCTCTGCTTCCAACTAGAGTGAAAAAGATAGGAGCTTATCAATGGTCGTTAGGAGGTGTTTGGAGTGAGACAGGCTTGAGGTGGGCTTTGTCACTTATTAGCTGCCCAACCTTAGGCAGGATTCTTACTCGCTGGACTtcaatttctcatctataaaatggggctaataaaaGTACCTACTTTGTCGTTAGGAGGATTCAATGAATCATGTTTGGAAAGAGCGACGCCTTGTGCCTGGTACatgagtgctcaataaacactaaTATGTCAATGGTTTTGATGACTTGAATGGGCTTCCAggttaagatttcatttgaaCTGAGTCCTGTGTGTGGGTATGGGTACATATCCACAGGACTAAAGACTCTCTAAACCCCTCCTTAAGCTTCAAGATTCTATTGCTCAAACAGTATCTTCCTATCCAACACCCTCCATTCTTCCTTCATTGATTTCCCTTCTCTTTAATCGTTTTCCCTCCCAATAATTAAGCAACCTCTCCAGaatttcatcatttcttgttTCCTACTTAAATGCAACATGATCTggttttttaatgcaaaaaaggGAAGACTAAAATTAAGCCCACAATCAGAGGAGAGTTAGTGGCTTATAAAGTGACTCAGGTTGACATGCCAACGTCCCACCCACTCCACTTCCAGGGGTCCCCCAGTCCTTTGGGCCACAGCATGACATGCCAATGACCCTCAGCCAAGGCCAGCCATCCAAGGGAGAAGGGTGCATGAGGCTGGTGGCTaggatgaggctcagagagcttgtGTTAGGTAAAATCTAGGAGGTGGAGAGTTCCTGGGgacattttagagaaaagagGGGCCAGGGCTACTCTGTGGAACCTCTGAAGACTCCAGGATCCCCAAAGCCTTTTCCCTTTCTAGAAACAGTGGTAAGGAAAAAGACTtgttgaaatgaaacaaatacacCAAAATGCTGGACGTGGCTGATCCAATAGAAAAGTGTGGGGgcagttttttgggttttttgggggttttttgcaAACATAGTAATATTGCttgtataataaaatttaaacacttaaaatCAATTATTCTAATCAGTTGTGCTCAGCCAAGAAAATGTACAAGAACTGTTTTGGCTCCCACTGAAAAGTAGCACACTCCAGTTCTCACAGAGAGATCATAAAGGGAGGAAACAGGAACATCACAAATATCGGGCTCCTCACCCCTGCCGTCCCCTGGGCTGGGGGCTTGCTCAGATTCGGCTTAGAGGAAAGCCTGACAAATAGCCAGGCAGCAGTGCTAGAGGGGCATGATGGGGACAAGGACGAGTGTGGACGACTTCCAAAAGCCACCAAGAGGCCTGAGGTCCTTCCCGAGCAGCTGCGGTGATGCAGAGTGACCACGCCACGGCAGTCAGGAAACCTGCTTCTAGTTCTTGGCCACCAACTGGCTgcgtgaacttgggcaagtcaggtcatctctctgggcctgtttcctcatctataaaatgaggggacTTGATTAACTTGAAAAATATGTACTGGGCTCTTACCCTGCGCATAGTGCTGAAGCTGTAATACAAAAAGGAATAAGACAGTCATTTATTACCCTGTTTACTTGTCATTGTGGTCACAGAGATGAACAAGCCAGTGTCCTGGCTGTTAAGACATTTACAATGTAGTCAGGGTGACGCGGAGCAAACAAGAACTGGCCAGTCACTTGCTCGGTGCAGACAGAGGTGTGGTCACAGGAAGGAGTAGCCTTTTCTACCAAGGCCAGGAGGGGAAGTGTCACAGAAGAGGCCTGACCTTGATCCTGGAGGATCTTTGCTTCCTGCACTCAGACTGGACAATCTCATAAAGGGTTGGGACAAATACCCAAACAGCGATTACACAAGGGCGCATAAAGCCACCATGGGTACTCCAAGTTCAGAGGGGAGGGAAAAACCATGTGGCTTAggcagggtggggtgaggggcaggcTGGAGACAGAAGCTTTGCAGGGGAAATGGTGAGATAAGCCTTGAATGATGCAGTTTCCTGAGAGCCCTGAGGGGACGAAAGAGGCATTCTAGACAAGGGGCCTGCTCGGGTAAAGGCACAATGTGGGGACTGTTGGGGTGTAGTTGGAACAGCAGGCAGACCAAGGAGTGGGGACTCGCAAGGCTGAAGCCATCATGATGACAGACGTTGGAAATGACCGGCCCCGGGCCAAGCACCCCACATCCTCATGTCAGTTCTTGGAGGTAGGTTCCCTCATCTCTCTCCCATtctttcagataaggaaacagaggctcagcgaggttttacaaagtcacacagctgatggATGGCAGAAACAGCATGtgacccaggtctgtctgatgccCCACCCTGATCTCCTTACCACTGGAATGCCAGGCAGTGGCATGACCGAGCCCTTCCCGTTTAAGGTACCACTGTCCCAGCGCACCTGGCCTGGCATTTCACGTCAGACGCATGGGTCCCAAAGGTTGGTCTTTGCCTTAATTAACCATGGAAGCTGCCGTGATTCAGCCTCCTCCACTCAGGCAGCGACGGGACTATGAGGATCTCCTTCACCAGAACAGAGGGGATGGGAGGGCAAGAAATATTTGAATCACTAGGGTTTTTATGCTCCACTGTCTGCTGGCGTCGGTTTATTGTTCTCCTACATGGGTGTGGGCTGGCTCGCTGCTACGTGTTCTCCTCTTGTCGGCCTAGTGTTGTCATGGTCCAGGGGCAGGCACTTGTCCGTGGCTTTTCTTCTTAGACTGGAATGAGACCTTGCGAGCTCGGATGCTATCCAGATACCGCTGGATGTTCATGGACTCCCGCCTCCAGCGCCCCAGCTTCCTGAGCTGGTCCATCATGAACTTTTTTTTCAGATGGTCATACAAGTGGGCCATCTTTTTCTTGGTCTTGTCTGAAGCTTTTATCTTACAAAAACACAGAGGTGAGGTTAGGATGAAGAAACTACCGCATAGCAAGAGAGGCTTCTGTGCTGCTGATAGGAAGGGGGATAATGTGCCAGCTGGATCCAATATGCCATAAATAATTTGATGCACAGGGAGCCTGTTTCCCTCATGTAAAATGTGGGCATTGAGCTAGATAACCCCTATGGTACCTTCTGACAGTCTGCAGTCTAGGAGCCTGATTTTTACCTCAACACCTCTGTTTAAAGACTGGTcagaaagagggaggggaaggtgTGAAGAAAGGGTGCATCCTGTCCCTCAGCCCTTCGTTAACTCCCATCACCGTCCCCATTATTCATTTAGTGCTCCCCACACATTATCTGTGACAACCCCCACATCACACTGAACTCTACTTATTTCTTCTATCATTTCTGTCCTGTCCCCAACAAGACTGTACACTCTGGGAAGGCACGTCCTCTATCTTACTCACTCATCTGTTCCAATGAGCTAGCTGTGGAGTGGAAACTACGAAAAATTAGCTGTAGGTCTTCCTCATCAGGAAGATGGGACACATGCCCAAATACTTCCAAGCAAGGTAGAGTGATACATCCCTAAAAAAACCCCATAGAGTTCCAAGGAGGGGGATAGCAAGAAAAGCCTCAGAAAGGGTTGGCATACAAATGGGGGTTTGGTTTTGAAGGATGGCAAAGTGTTGGCCATGTTGAAATAGAACCAAGTGGGAGGTGAGCCTGAGAACCGACATTTTAACAAACTCTCCTGGGGATTCTAAGCACTGACATTGTCTCAAAATATCCGGCATAATGTACGCAGAGGTGAGCTCCATCAGGGCCAGTCAATGTTGCCATAATTTGACATCAGGAATCAGTGCCTGAGTGGATCTTGGGGACAAGGGATGAAGAGGGAGGGTGTGTGGCAGAAAATATGGACACTAAAAGACATCGTTCAAATCCGTGGTCTCTGAGCGTGGCTGAGCATCATAAACGTTTCAGTTGCTTGATAAAAATATAGATCCCAGAGATGTTAGTTTAGTAGGGTTTGGATAGGagccaggaatctgtatttttatcatGTACCAGAGATGATGCTGATATAGCCATTGAAAAGTAAAGTGGCTGCTTTATAGCACCATTTTCTAGCTTATCCTCATGACAGCTAGCTTTTTGGTCGCTCTAAACGAGTGATTTCACCTTGAGCTTGACTTGAGATCCGTGGCcataaatggagagatatcaGCCATCATCCACTATTCTCAGAGTGTGTTCAGAGGATTCCCAAGACACTAGACCTTAGCTGTCTTCACTGAGGTCCTGAGGACCAGTGGCTAGCCAAATCTGCCTCTTCACCTAATGTGAGCACTTCTGCAGGAGAGACAGAAACACTGCCACGCTGCCACTCAGGCTTCAAATCTACCGAGCTCCTCAGCAAGTTACTAGGTCTACACACAAGGAGACAGGCCCTGTCCTTAAGGGAGAACACCCTGCACGATGGTCAGTCAGACCCAGGTTTGCAACTCTGAAACAATGCACTCTGTGACCTTCGTGAAGTTACTCCATCTCCCTTTGCCTGTTTCCTGAACTATGAAATAGGGTAATAATACATAACGGACAGTGAGTAGCTACAATACATAAGGGCTCAATACAGCTTTAAAAAGAGAACTCCTGGATGGCTGGAGGCTGGCACCACCCTCGGGTACGTATAAAACCAACTTGGGACACTTTCCGCTGACAGGGTCTCAGAGATACTCACCTTACTTGCCAGAGGTACAATATTCCCCACCCACTGGTTTATAGGGGTGGCCCTCAACCCCTCCTGGGCCAGTCAGAATAGCCCACACCGCCTGGCCCCAGTGACTAGGACAGAGATGGGCCCATGACCCAACCGGGGCCAACTGGAGTCCTTCTCCAGGATTTGTCTAAGTCAAGCAACAGTGGAAGCACTGCATTTCCTTTCTGGGCTACAGGCCAGGGTTTCCTGTGGCCACTCTCCCCAGGGACAGCTAGCCTGATGATGCCAAGAtacagaaagaagcagaaaagtagATGGAGAGGGTGAGTAGAAGACACACACAGTGGTATCAGAGGCCCTGGCTTCTCTCATTTTAAACACTGGTGACCCTCTCTTATCGATCCTTGATTATGTAAACTCATCGTTCTCTATTTTGCTTGAACTAGTTCAAGTTCAGTTTATGTCACCTGCAACTTAAAGGATCCTAATAGATGCTATTTTATAAAGGAGAAATGAGAGTCCTGAAGGTAACGTGGGttcccccaaggtcacacaatgcTGGCCTGCCCATCTCTGAGTCCACTCTGTTTCCACTACACCAGGCTACTGGAAGTTTAGCAGAGGGAGAAACACGCAGGCCTCTACACTTCTCTTGGTCTCTGTGGCCCTTAAAAGGATCTGGCACCATCTCTTAAGCCTCCCTCACTCTTTTCAATGTCAGAATCCCATGGGTCCATCCAGATTTGGCCCTGGAACATGGAGGGAAGCTCAGCAGAGTCAAGAAGGGGACAGCAGCTTAACTCTGCACTGCCTGCTCTGCTTGAAGAAATGAGCATGTTCTTGGAGTCCATCGTGTTCACGAGTCTCTTCCAGTGCCTAAAGCAGTGCCTGTCCCAAGCAGGCCCTAAGGATAGACttaatgaatcaatcaatcaggGTCTGTGGGGTGATGGCACTGTGgtttccctccccttcttctgAGGACTTTCAGCTAAGCACGGCAAGCCCTACTTGTCCATAACCAAAGAAGTATTAGTGACTCAATTCTCATATgaaaaatggggggagggggaatccctaaaggaaaataaattggcCAAACTGTGCTGATGCCACTTCAAGCTTTAGGACCCAAACTTCTTTTTATGAGGGATAGTAGGAATCCATTCACGGATTCCCCAAATAGAAAGGTAATGTGCTTTGAGGACAAAAATGCCACAAGAGCCAAGAGACATGAAATCCTTTTCCCTGGCTCCCTTGGCCCAGAAACAGCTGTGATACCCTGGGCAAATCAGTAACCCCGAATCTCGATtgccttctctgtaaaatgggatttgCATTAGGGCACCTTGATGGCTCCCTATCTCCTCTAAGATCTGTGATCTTCCCCCCAGGGTATAGGGGAGAGTGAAATGAACATGAGGCAAGCCACTAACAGCCCCCAACACAAAAGCTTGCGAGGACCTTACCTCCATCTCATAGAGTCGTTGTGCACCGAGGTTGTCACGAATTATCACCCGAGATAAATGGCTCTTGGGTAAAAATTTTGTCACCGCTGCTTCACTGGAATTCATTAAGCTGGACGGGGCAAAGGAAGGTGGTACAGGTTGAGATGGCTGGGGCCATGGCTAGGACAGGGCCTGACTTGATGGGCTCCTAGAGTAGTGGCTGAAGCTTCCTTGGGTTTCTTGGGCAAGGCACAGCTCTGTCATAATAGTCAGAGGAGCAAGGGAGTAAGCCTAGGTTTCTTCTTGTGGAAAATGTGTGCTAAACAGGTGTTTCTTGGATGAGGAGAGGAAAAGACATCCAGAGAAGGATGTGGAAAGTCCCAGAAAAGTATCAACAGGGACTCAGAACTGTTCACTGGAGCAGTCATCTTACGCAGAAATGCAGGGTGAAATGGGAGGTGGGGGTCTTAGAAGAGAGGAGCAAAAGTTACAGGGTAGGGTTCGGAGGGATAAATTTGAGGGGGGTTGAGGTGGGGTCACCTGCTCCAGGGCCTAGGTCTAAGAGAAACCTGTAGGAGGGGGgtcagaggaagcagaggaaaagacAATAAAGAGTTTTGACAGAGGTTAGGTTGGTTAAGAGGGGAATTCTAAGGGGAAAAAGGAGTTTGGAAAAAGTTAAAGTGAGGAAAGTGTGGGATGGACAAATGTTTGAGGAGACTCTGGAGGGTAAGAGGTAGAagaagggatggggtggggtggagtaaAATGGAGCCAAGTGAGACTAGAGATAATGATTTGGTCAAAATGAGGAATTAGTCAAACATGGATaataccaggcactgttttcactttttgataATTTGGTACACTATGAAATAGTTTTACAACTACGTACCATTAAACGTTTTTTGCCCACTTCAAAATAAttgctcacattttctttctaaaatttggaAACTAAATGTACAATAGGGAGGCAATTGAATAAATTCTCGTTAGGtgatacaataaaatactatgcagttatgaataaaacagacattcATAGTGTGTTAGGTGGAGGAAAAAGCAGGTTACAAAACAGTGAACTTGTTGGTGACATTCTCAACTAccaccaaccaaaaaaaaaaatgtatatatgtgtaggcatgttgtagtatatatatatatgaatagatcTGGAAAaatatacaccaaaatgttaacagtgattgTTTCTGGCCATTCACTTTGcttgtctgttttgtctgatttttctataataagtGTATACTGCTTTCAAAGGACAAAAAAGACAATTGATAAAACGTtttgacagattaaaaaaaatttttctaattcattttcagCCAATTTGGAACTATGGTTTTATGAATGGTTTTACATTCACAaactaataatagaaataaacaaatgctcCTAATCTCTCCTCACATTTTTCTGACAGCAAAGGCATGAGGTGATGAAAAAGGCTGGTTTAGAGACGAAGGTGTTCACATACGAGTACAAAAGTAccccaaattttgttttaaaaagagacttaaaaattttaaagacataaaaaaaattttttttaaagacataaaacacCTTTCACCCATTCAGTGGTGCGCCAAATTTACCAATACTTCCTGGGAAGCCACACAAAAAAGGCAGTCAGTGACGGGACATAACTCCCTTTCgagaaataaataatgaacatcGTGAatcaaatgttttccaaagcCAGGCCTCTGTGGGAGCCTAGAGGATGCTGTGAcgggcttgggggggggggggaagttgGGGTCTGTGGGGACTGGGGGCGGGCTGGGGGAACTGGGGGCTTTCCCAGGGCAAAGTGGTGAGGAGAGGGGTGTCAAGCCTGAGGGGATCTGGGCCTCATCAGACTCTAAGGTCAAGTTCAAGACTCGGCCCAAAGGGCGCTGGGGACCACCGGGCTACACGAAGTCAAGCCTGGGAGAGTACAGGGCCGGTGCAATCGGAGGAATGTGAGTTGCAGGTGAGAACTCCTGCTTCTCCTGGGCGTCCGGGCTGAGGGCATCCTGGCTCCCGGGCTCCTGGCGGTGCAAAGAGCTGGACTGCAAAGGAACTGGGGCCCCGGTCTGTGTGAAATTCAGACTCTCCTGGGGGTCTAAGAAAGGGCTGGGCTCTGGGAGAGCCAGGGCCGGTGTTCCAGGGCCCAGCTGAGCGAGCAGGGGTCCGTGGGAGTTCGGGCTGATCAACGCTCTGGGCACCCGCGCCGCACCTGAATAGCACTAGCGGCTGCGAGGTCCGCGGCTGCAGGAAGCAGATCTGCGGCTGGGCCCCTACGTTGATTTCGGGGCGGTTGCCGGGCCCATCGCGCCGGGAGGCCGAGCGCGGATAAGCGCCAGAACTGGTGGTCGCCTGGGCGGCGGCTGCTTGAGCAGAGGGCGAACTTAGGTCCCATGTGACCGAGGGCTTGGGCTGCTGGGTAGTAGCGTTTTCCACGCTACGGAACGACTCAGTAACAGGACCCAGACCCGGAACCATGCTCCGTGGGCCCGCGCGGACGTGGAGTGATTCCCTGCGCAGAAGCTGCGCGCGGAGCACCGCTCGTTGCCCCGGAGACAAGCGAGGGAGGAGGGACGGGGTCGCAGTGGGCGGAGTCCGGAGGTTGAGGACTTAGCAGGATTGTCCCTCGGCGGGTGCCGTGATGCAACACAGCGCGTTGCTGTGGAGACGGGCGGGGCCATTGGCGTGGGCTGTCGCGCGCGCTGAGCGGACCCTGCTTTTCGGCTAACTGCTGTGGCCCCCGCGTGATCGCGGGGTGCGGTAACCGGGTAAGTTCGGGCGGGGCAGCTTCAGGGTTGGGAGACGAGGCCGGGGTTTCTCCAAAGACTCGGCACGCGGATTCCTACCCGCTTCGAGGGACCATTGCTATGGAAACCAGAGCGCCGGGTCGCGGGCGATGGGGGCTCCCTGGTTGTGACGGGTCTTCTCTGTCCCCAGACCCTGGTCCGAGGCTTCGGGCGCGGTTGCTTCCTGAACGAACTTGCACTCCTGCCCGCGGGAGAGAGGTAAGACCATCTGGGTCTGGACACTCAGTAGCTGAGGAAGCCCCTTCCAACGCCAACTTCCCAGGAAACCTATCTGACTCTCCCCTGGAAATGGGCGTGGACTGTCAACCCGTGGACTTTGTTCCTCGTTTATAACCCAGTATTAACGAACGCCCCACGGTGTTTGCCGACTTTTCCCACGTATAATGAGACCAGGAAGATCGGCTTTCGGACCCTGCTTTGTGACCCTAGACATGTCCCCTCTTTGCCTCACtttccccatgtgtaaaataGAGCTATTATAACTCCAGACACCGGCCTGTTATACTGCTTTGACGATGAACCAGATGAGGAAAGCCAAAGGCTTTTCGGGCTATAAAATAGTGAAATTGATCTGCGGCCAAGTTGCTGTTTCTCTATCTTCCTCCCGGTCTCTAACCGTTCTTCAGATCTTTGtgtcatttcttttgtgtgtgtgtgtgtgatttcttcAGGCGATCTTTGCAGCTTCCTAGCTGGGCCTGAAGTAAATCCCGTTAGTCTTCACTCCCATAATGCCCTGCATTTTAACTTCCTTAATAACAGCAAGAATAGTTATCATTTCTAGAGCACCAGGCCCTGTGTTAAACCCTTTACCTGGgttgcctcatttaatcctcagaagaTCCTTATAAGATAGGCACTGTTATCCTTATTTTCCAACTCTGTTGTAATCGCCTATttaatgtctgtctctcccactagacttaGAGCTctgtaagggggggaggggatggcTGTCTTGTATATTTcagtatccccagcacctaatgAAAATGACTCTCTTCCCTTCACTACCCTCACCAAAAGCAGTGTCTCCTCTGCAAACCTTTTGTCACTGTGATGAACAGCAGTCTCCCCTAGTCCTGTTGTCCACAGAGTACCTAGTTTGAGGTGGGGGGAGCTCAGTCTACTTCTCTGGTTTTTTGGAGGAGGATCCAAAACATTCCTTAGCATTTAGGTTTCCAGCTGGGTTGGGAGAGGAGAGCTTTTCCCTGCCCTCACATGACCTTTAGAACAAACCAGCCCCATCTACCCTTCTTGGGGTGAGCCTGATGTATTTGACTCTGAGGCCTTGGCAGGTAGGATTTGCCTATACAACCTGTGGACTTCCTAGCAGCCTAGGAACCACACTCACCTACACCTAGCTCTTCCTCCAAATTCTAGAGAAACATGGCAGAGAACTCATCCTTCCCAGAAAACCTCTCAGAAGGCAGAATAGTGGTTGTTGGAAATATTTcctcattcaacaagtatttatcaagcacctacttGTGGGGACACGGAGCTTGGCACTGGTAATACAGTAGGAGTGAAAACAGACACAGTGATATCCCAAATAGAATCACAGACAGATCAAGGCAAAACCACACCTTCAGGAAGTGTTAGGAAGCACAGGCCTTAGAAAGCCTGGAGCAGAGACTTGATCaaatgtgggggaggggtgtgatCCCAGATTTCCCTCAGGAAGTGATCCTTGGCTAAGACCCCAAGGTTCTGCTGAGTGTAACAGATCAGGATCTGACAAGCTTGTAAGGAACGGACTGAGAACAGCAAAGGCAGGACCAGATGTCCATACAGAACTGCAAGTAGCTCAGCCTAGCTGAGGCCCTTCAGTACGTAGGGAAGGCTAATAGCAAGCTGGAGAGATGGGCAGGAGCCAGGCTGTAAATGGCTTTGACAGCCAAGCTAAGGGACTCCATCTCATCCTGACAGTGGGCAGCCACTGAAATATTAAGCAGAGGAACAGAATTTTGGCTTCTTATTTGTCTGTACTGGATGAAGACTGCCGTTTGGTTTGAGGGGTGTGCTCTAAGTCCGGGTGTTCCTATTTCAGTGAAACTCGTGAGGATGTGCTATTTTTACAGCTTTGTTCAAGACTGGGAGAATAAGGGGCCTGGGATTTCTTAACAGGGGCCTGCCCCTCCTGGGGTGCATGCCACAGTCCTGTGGCACACACCATCATGCTTGTATGCCTTTCTAGTACCTGCGgcccctctgcctctctgcaTTTGACCTTGGGGGCTGCTGTGGTGGCCTCCAGAAAGCTTTCAGTGACCCTCTTCCTCAGGCCGTCCTGAGAGGCACGGTGCAGGAGCGTGGTTAACGATGTAGGACTACAATTTGAGATCAGTTTCACGTGGGCACATTTTTGTCTCTTCACAGAGATGGTTCTTGGAAAGGGGAAGCTAAGACCCTCCTCTCTCTTATCCCACCAGTGACTCCCAGCACCGTGGACTCTGGTTTCTTGTCACTGATTCAGAGTCTCATGATTTGAGCATAAAATCAGAAGACTGAAGAGGGAGACTATCTGAGTGGTTCCCACTTAGGGGGgctggaagggaggagaggattTTGAAGAGAAGGGAGAACCTCTGTGTGAGCCTAAGTGGAGAGTTAGGCCAGGGCTCAGCTGCAGGACACAAGTCGGCCTGCCCAGCTGAAAATGTGGAGCCCCTCAAGTGGAGGCCTTTAGTGCCAGTCTCGGGGTTGTCCTTTGTCCTGCAGGGCAATGAACATTACGTCTCCTGAGAAGCATGCTGAAAATGCGGATTCATGCTCCTCACCCCAAGAGCCTACTCGGTGGATTTGAACATGAACCTGAGTGTCTGATAAGTTCCCTGAGTCATTCTGTGATGGTCAGAGGACAACCGTGGGGAATCCTGCTATAGGCCCATCCATCCATTTCTCAGAAATCCTCTGGGGTTAGCCTGCTGGC
Protein-coding regions in this window:
- the LG16H5orf52 gene encoding uncharacterized protein C5orf52 homolog, whose protein sequence is MVPGLGPVTESFRSVENATTQQPKPSVTWDLSSPSAQAAAAQATTSSGAYPRSASRRDGPGNRPEINVGAQPQICFLQPRTSQPLVLFSLMNSSEAAVTKFLPKSHLSRVIIRDNLGAQRLYEMEIKASDKTKKKMAHLYDHLKKKFMMDQLRKLGRWRRESMNIQRYLDSIRARKVSFQSKKKSHGQVPAPGP